The following coding sequences lie in one Pseudomonas monsensis genomic window:
- a CDS encoding YbaN family protein, translating to MDNPIGNRPLMLRYILLAIGWLSVALGVIGIFLPVLPTTPFLLLAAACFARSSPRFYRWLVEHPKLGPWIRDYLDGNGIPLKGKVYAIGLMWASILFSCYLVPMPWARGFMLTSAVLVTVYILRQKTL from the coding sequence ATGGACAACCCCATAGGCAACCGCCCCCTGATGTTGCGCTACATCCTGCTGGCCATCGGCTGGCTCAGCGTGGCATTGGGGGTGATCGGGATCTTCCTGCCCGTACTGCCTACCACTCCTTTCCTCCTGCTGGCGGCCGCCTGTTTCGCCCGCAGCTCTCCGCGTTTCTATCGCTGGCTGGTCGAACACCCGAAACTGGGTCCGTGGATTCGCGACTACCTCGACGGCAACGGCATTCCGCTCAAGGGCAAGGTCTACGCGATCGGGCTGATGTGGGCGAGCATTCTGTTCTCGTGCTACCTGGTACCGATGCCATGGGCACGGGGGTTCATGCTGACCAGTGCGGTGTTGGTGACGGTTTATATTCTTCGGCAAAAGACGCTGTAA
- a CDS encoding YecA family protein has product MSFAEQLTRLQVFLDADELHDEALDYVAAHGYLTALSICAEEVPEREWIDALFAEEPHYSSDAQREEIEATLIGLKAHIARQLASDEEFELPCELDLGDEPDDSELRGWCIGFMEGVFLREAAWFETAEEEVSEMLLPIMVGSGLFDEQPEFEDIAKDANLMDDMIVQIPEALTALYLLCQAPDEKPAILKPRHH; this is encoded by the coding sequence ATGTCCTTCGCTGAGCAACTGACCCGCCTGCAAGTTTTCCTCGATGCCGACGAGCTGCATGACGAGGCGCTGGATTACGTGGCCGCCCACGGGTACCTGACCGCGCTGTCGATCTGCGCAGAAGAGGTACCGGAGCGTGAGTGGATCGACGCCCTGTTCGCTGAAGAGCCACATTACAGCAGCGACGCCCAGCGCGAAGAGATCGAAGCCACCCTGATCGGCCTCAAGGCGCACATCGCCCGTCAACTGGCGTCCGACGAAGAATTCGAGCTGCCATGCGAACTGGATCTGGGCGACGAGCCGGACGACTCCGAACTGCGCGGCTGGTGCATCGGTTTCATGGAAGGCGTGTTCCTGCGTGAAGCGGCCTGGTTCGAAACCGCCGAAGAAGAGGTCAGCGAAATGCTCCTGCCGATCATGGTCGGCTCGGGTCTGTTCGACGAACAGCCAGAGTTCGAAGACATCGCCAAGGACGCCAACCTGATGGACGACATGATCGTGCAAATTCCGGAAGCCCTGACTGCGTTGTACCTGCTGTGCCAGGCGCCTGACGAAAAACCGGCGATCCTCAAGCCACGTCACCACTAA
- the recQ gene encoding DNA helicase RecQ: MLEQAQRVLKDIFGYDSFRGRQGAIIERVASGGDALVLMPTGGGKSLCFQVPALLREGLAVVVSPLIALMDDQVATLEELGVAAAALNSTLSAEQQRDLAARIKRGEVKMLYLAPERLVQPRMLSFLQGLNIALFAIDEAHCVSQWGHDFRPEYLQLGQLAEMFPDVPRIALTATADKRTREEIVTRLHLQNAERFLSSFDRPNIFYRIVPKEQPRKQLLAFLAERRSDAGIVYCLSRKKVEEVATFLSEQGFPALPYHAGLPNDLRAYHQKRFLNEEGLIMVATVAFGMGIDKPNVRFVAHLDLPKSLEAYYQETGRGGRDGLPADAWMAYGLQDVVMLKQMLQNSEGDERHKRLEQHKLDAMLSLCEETRCRRQTLLAYFDEDMPEPCGHCDNCVDGVQTWDATEPARQALSAIFRTGQRYGVGHLVDVLLGKDNEKVRSFGHQHLSVYGVGKALSESEWRSLFRQLVARGLADVDHEGYGGLRLNDSCRPLLKGEVTLELRRDLKPQVTAKTTSKSPASQLVRGEEREQWEALRALRRKLAEEHGVPPYVIFPDSTLLEMLRSQPTSLAEMARVSGVGARKLERYGEAFLEVLGGEAEAPKAVADVRHELITLARAGMTPLQIAGQLQCSEKNVYAMLAEAIGKQQLSLEQALDLPEDLMGEVQDAFLDGEGELPSVAEVAELFAGRVPEGVLYCVRAALQSEFEM; encoded by the coding sequence ATGCTCGAACAGGCTCAACGCGTCCTCAAGGACATCTTCGGCTACGACAGTTTCCGTGGCCGTCAGGGTGCAATCATTGAGCGCGTGGCCAGCGGCGGTGATGCGCTGGTGCTGATGCCTACCGGTGGCGGCAAGTCCCTGTGCTTCCAGGTGCCGGCGCTGCTGCGCGAAGGCCTGGCGGTGGTGGTGTCGCCGTTGATCGCCTTGATGGACGATCAGGTCGCCACCCTCGAAGAACTGGGCGTAGCGGCCGCCGCATTGAACTCCACGCTCAGCGCCGAGCAACAGCGCGACCTCGCAGCCCGTATCAAGCGTGGCGAAGTGAAGATGCTCTATCTGGCGCCCGAGCGTCTGGTGCAGCCGCGCATGTTGTCGTTCCTGCAAGGGCTCAACATTGCGTTGTTCGCCATCGACGAAGCGCACTGCGTGTCGCAATGGGGCCACGATTTCCGTCCGGAATACCTGCAACTGGGCCAGTTGGCGGAAATGTTTCCCGACGTGCCGCGCATTGCCCTGACCGCCACCGCCGACAAGCGTACCCGCGAAGAAATCGTTACCCGCCTGCATCTGCAGAACGCCGAGCGTTTCCTGTCGAGCTTCGACCGGCCGAACATCTTCTATCGGATCGTGCCCAAGGAGCAGCCGCGCAAGCAGTTGCTGGCGTTCCTCGCCGAGCGGCGCAGCGATGCCGGCATTGTCTATTGCCTGTCGCGCAAGAAGGTCGAGGAAGTGGCGACGTTCCTCAGCGAACAAGGCTTCCCGGCGCTGCCGTATCACGCCGGCCTGCCCAACGATCTGCGTGCCTATCACCAGAAGCGTTTCCTCAATGAGGAAGGCTTGATCATGGTCGCCACCGTCGCGTTCGGCATGGGTATCGACAAGCCCAACGTGCGCTTTGTCGCACACCTCGATCTGCCGAAATCCCTTGAGGCGTATTACCAGGAAACCGGGCGTGGTGGCCGTGACGGTCTGCCGGCGGATGCGTGGATGGCCTACGGTCTGCAAGACGTGGTGATGCTCAAGCAGATGCTGCAGAACTCCGAAGGCGATGAGCGGCACAAGCGTCTGGAGCAGCACAAGCTCGACGCCATGCTTTCGCTGTGTGAAGAAACCCGCTGCCGTCGCCAGACGCTGCTGGCCTACTTCGATGAAGACATGCCCGAGCCGTGCGGCCATTGCGACAACTGCGTCGATGGCGTGCAGACCTGGGACGCCACCGAGCCGGCACGTCAGGCGTTGTCGGCGATTTTCCGCACCGGCCAGCGTTATGGCGTAGGTCATCTGGTGGATGTTTTGCTGGGCAAGGACAACGAAAAGGTCCGCAGCTTCGGCCATCAGCATCTGTCGGTGTACGGCGTCGGCAAGGCGCTCAGCGAAAGCGAATGGCGTTCGCTGTTTCGCCAGTTGGTTGCGCGCGGGCTGGCCGATGTCGATCACGAAGGGTATGGCGGGCTGCGTCTGAACGACAGCTGCCGACCACTGCTCAAGGGTGAAGTGACCCTGGAGTTGCGCCGCGATCTCAAGCCGCAAGTCACCGCCAAGACCACCAGCAAGAGCCCGGCCAGCCAATTGGTGCGCGGCGAGGAGCGCGAGCAGTGGGAAGCGTTGCGCGCCTTGCGGCGCAAACTGGCGGAAGAACACGGCGTGCCGCCGTACGTCATCTTTCCCGACTCGACCTTGCTGGAAATGCTGCGCAGCCAGCCGACGTCCCTGGCGGAGATGGCCCGGGTCAGCGGCGTCGGCGCGCGCAAACTGGAACGCTATGGCGAGGCGTTCCTCGAGGTGCTCGGCGGCGAGGCCGAGGCACCCAAAGCGGTGGCCGACGTGCGCCACGAATTGATCACCCTGGCCCGCGCCGGCATGACGCCGTTGCAGATCGCCGGGCAGTTGCAGTGTTCGGAGAAGAACGTCTACGCCATGCTCGCTGAAGCCATCGGCAAGCAACAGTTGTCGCTGGAGCAGGCGCTGGATTTGCCGGAAGACTTGATGGGCGAAGTGCAGGATGCCTTCCTTGATGGCGAGGGCGAGTTACCGTCGGTCGCCGAGGTGGCCGAGCTGTTTGCCGGGCGTGTGCCGGAGGGCGTGCTGTACTGCGTGCGGGCTGCGCTGCAATCTGAATTTGAAATGTGA
- a CDS encoding MarR family transcriptional regulator, whose protein sequence is MPLTDQHRFGMQLAQMSRGWRAELDRRLAGLGLSQARWLVLLHLARFEDAPTQRELAQSVGVEGPTLARLLDSLESQGLVQRQSVMEDRRAKKIVLCAPALPLIEQIETIATQLRHELFEGVDEADLKVCMRVHGHILGNLEKS, encoded by the coding sequence ATGCCGTTAACCGATCAACACCGCTTTGGCATGCAACTGGCCCAGATGTCCCGTGGCTGGCGTGCCGAACTGGACCGTCGCCTCGCGGGGCTGGGCCTGTCCCAGGCACGCTGGCTGGTGCTGCTGCACCTGGCGCGCTTTGAAGACGCGCCGACGCAACGTGAGCTGGCGCAAAGCGTCGGTGTCGAAGGGCCGACCCTTGCACGCTTGCTCGATAGTCTGGAAAGCCAGGGCCTGGTGCAACGCCAGTCCGTGATGGAAGACCGTCGGGCGAAAAAAATCGTGCTCTGCGCGCCCGCCTTGCCGCTGATCGAACAAATCGAAACCATTGCCACGCAACTGCGCCACGAATTGTTCGAAGGCGTCGACGAAGCGGATCTGAAGGTGTGCATGCGCGTTCACGGGCACATTCTGGGCAATCTGGAAAAGTCTTGA
- a CDS encoding FimV/HubP family polar landmark protein produces MLASWHVVLRGGAKRLLVAGVFSYSTASVALGLGDITVHSALNQPLKADIALVDVGALTQSDLSISLATADEFGRAGVERVFFLNDLKFTPILHGSRQLVRVTSSKPVNEPFLNFLVQLNQPNGRLLREYTVLIDPPGSPGIVPATDEPDPRPQSSEFPTVEPTTAPTQAAQGKRAVAPVPPPPAAAASDALAEQLAASTLHNQQLQKTVDELNAKLQEQQALIADGKKQLGELQTRLTELQKPPPPAVVTPTPAQVAAPVAAADDSPNGWWLGGLLLLLGGLIAGVVIRRRRQSKQDETPLPLWPSGNDKQIEEVADSHPVRPHATAEHREEPAAGDVLEAVGIYLAYGRLGEAVGLLREALHKEPQRIDLDLQLLEVLGRQGDSAAYEQQEQHLRELGVEATELQAVRERHPKLSSAAPLAAVAPVAASVAPVVVAEPEPAAPEDHFELKLDELSTAASWDLEDSRAAPPRSTLDEAPQGSRLQVLPQDFELPAASEEAELEWIPEPEAQPLDDDFLNEFADPPPSLPLETLELQMPEEEGEAGAGKLEQAQTCIDDGDIDSAIALLNELLKEGDEPLRQTARTLLAGIR; encoded by the coding sequence ATGCTCGCAAGTTGGCACGTGGTACTGCGCGGTGGCGCCAAAAGGTTGCTGGTCGCTGGTGTATTCAGCTATTCGACCGCGTCGGTGGCCCTTGGGCTGGGTGACATCACGGTTCATTCAGCCCTCAATCAGCCGCTCAAGGCCGACATCGCGCTGGTGGATGTCGGCGCGCTCACCCAGAGCGATCTGTCGATCAGCCTGGCGACGGCGGATGAGTTCGGTCGCGCCGGGGTCGAGCGGGTGTTCTTCCTCAACGACCTCAAATTCACGCCGATTCTGCACGGCAGTCGCCAACTGGTCCGGGTGACCTCGAGTAAACCGGTCAACGAACCTTTTCTGAATTTTCTGGTGCAGCTCAATCAGCCCAATGGGCGCCTGCTGCGCGAGTACACCGTGTTGATCGACCCGCCGGGCTCGCCCGGTATCGTACCGGCCACCGATGAGCCGGACCCGCGCCCGCAATCCTCTGAATTCCCCACGGTCGAACCGACCACCGCGCCGACTCAGGCAGCCCAGGGCAAACGCGCAGTGGCGCCGGTGCCGCCACCGCCCGCCGCAGCGGCCAGCGATGCGCTTGCCGAACAGCTGGCCGCCAGCACCCTGCACAACCAGCAGTTGCAAAAAACCGTCGATGAATTGAACGCAAAACTGCAGGAACAGCAGGCGCTCATCGCCGATGGCAAGAAGCAGTTGGGTGAACTGCAGACCCGACTGACCGAACTGCAGAAACCGCCACCGCCTGCGGTGGTGACGCCGACGCCGGCCCAGGTGGCTGCGCCGGTCGCCGCGGCTGACGACTCCCCGAATGGCTGGTGGCTGGGTGGTTTGTTGCTGTTGCTTGGCGGACTGATTGCCGGCGTAGTGATTCGCCGTCGTCGTCAGTCAAAACAGGATGAAACACCGCTGCCATTGTGGCCATCCGGCAACGACAAGCAAATCGAGGAAGTGGCCGACAGTCATCCCGTCAGGCCCCACGCTACAGCCGAGCATCGCGAAGAACCCGCGGCGGGCGATGTGCTGGAAGCGGTGGGGATTTATCTGGCGTACGGACGGCTGGGTGAAGCGGTTGGCCTGCTGCGCGAGGCTTTGCACAAAGAACCGCAACGCATCGACCTCGACCTGCAACTGCTGGAAGTGCTCGGGCGTCAGGGTGATAGCGCAGCGTATGAGCAACAGGAACAGCACCTGCGTGAACTCGGTGTAGAGGCCACAGAGCTGCAGGCCGTGCGCGAGCGTCATCCGAAACTGTCGAGTGCTGCGCCATTGGCGGCTGTTGCGCCGGTGGCTGCCAGTGTCGCGCCGGTGGTTGTCGCTGAGCCTGAGCCGGCAGCGCCCGAAGATCATTTCGAGCTGAAGCTGGATGAATTGTCGACGGCCGCCAGTTGGGATCTGGAGGACAGCCGTGCGGCGCCGCCGCGATCAACGCTGGACGAAGCACCGCAGGGTAGCCGTCTGCAAGTGCTGCCGCAGGACTTTGAGCTTCCGGCGGCCAGCGAAGAAGCGGAGCTGGAATGGATCCCCGAGCCCGAAGCTCAGCCGCTGGACGATGACTTTCTCAACGAGTTTGCTGATCCGCCGCCGTCGCTGCCCCTGGAAACGCTGGAGCTGCAGATGCCGGAAGAGGAGGGCGAGGCAGGCGCCGGCAAGCTCGAGCAGGCACAGACCTGCATTGATGACGGAGACATCGACAGTGCGATTGCGTTGCTCAATGAATTGCTCAAGGAGGGCGACGAACCCCTCAGGCAAACCGCTCGAACCTTGTTGGCGGGGATTCGTTGA
- a CDS encoding patatin-like phospholipase family protein produces MRRLLLCLLLGFLPLFVHASAPANEATRPKVGLVLSGGAARGLAHIGVLKALEEQGIKIDAIAGTSMGAVVGGLYASGYKIDELEKLALNIDWQQALSDAPPREDVPFRRKQDDRDFLVKQKLSFRDDGSLGLPLGVIQGQNLALLLESLLAHTSDTRDFDKLPIPFRAVATDIANGEKVVFRKGHLPQVIRASMSIPAVFAPVELDGRLLVDGGMTDNIPLDVAREMGVDVAIVVDIGTPLRNSKQLTTVVDVLNQSITLMTRRNSEEQLAALKPSDVLIQPALAAFGVTDFGKAQDMIDAGYRATRILDARLAVLKPAESQDAELNAARSPGQRTPIITAIKVENNSKVDDDVIRYYIRQHIGEPLDLGRLHSDMGTLYGLDYFEQVQYRVVHKGQDHTLVISARGKRSGTDYLRVGLNLSDDMRGDSAFNLGASYRVNGINRLGAEWLTRAQIGDKQELYSEFYQPLDVGSRYFIAPSVVFEAQNVDAVLDNDPIAQYRVERYGMALNVGRQIGNNGEVRFGVGEAWGKADVRIGDQDLPSEHFNEGFYSLKYSYDSLDNVYYPHEGKDISLTLLQFEPSLGSDTRYRQWEFKLDKAMSRGPDTLILGGRYGRTLDDTNVVTSSFLLGGARQLSGFREDAISGQNVSLLRAVYYRRLTPRAYLPLDFPLYAGASLERGRAWNNDNEFDSGYINAASVFIGFDTPLGPLNFSYGLNDANEQAVYLNLGQTF; encoded by the coding sequence ATGCGCCGTCTGCTGCTCTGCCTGCTGCTTGGTTTCCTGCCCTTGTTCGTTCACGCCAGCGCCCCTGCCAACGAAGCTACGCGGCCAAAAGTCGGCCTGGTGCTGTCCGGTGGCGCTGCGCGTGGCCTGGCGCACATCGGCGTGCTCAAGGCGCTGGAAGAGCAAGGTATCAAGATCGACGCGATTGCCGGCACCAGCATGGGCGCGGTGGTCGGCGGCCTGTATGCCTCGGGCTACAAGATCGACGAGCTGGAAAAACTCGCCCTGAACATCGACTGGCAACAGGCGCTGTCCGACGCCCCGCCCCGGGAAGACGTGCCGTTTCGGCGCAAGCAGGATGACCGCGACTTTCTGGTGAAACAGAAACTGAGCTTTCGCGACGACGGCAGCCTCGGCCTGCCGCTGGGGGTGATTCAGGGGCAGAACCTCGCACTGTTGCTGGAGAGCCTGCTGGCGCATACCAGCGATACACGGGATTTCGACAAGCTGCCGATCCCGTTCCGCGCCGTCGCCACCGACATCGCCAATGGCGAAAAAGTGGTGTTCCGCAAGGGTCACCTGCCCCAGGTGATTCGCGCCAGCATGTCGATCCCGGCGGTGTTCGCCCCGGTGGAACTCGATGGCCGGTTGCTGGTGGACGGCGGCATGACCGACAACATCCCCCTCGACGTGGCGCGGGAAATGGGGGTCGACGTCGCCATCGTCGTCGATATCGGAACGCCCCTGCGCAACAGCAAGCAGCTGACCACCGTGGTCGACGTACTGAACCAGTCGATCACCCTGATGACCCGGCGTAACTCCGAAGAGCAACTCGCGGCCCTGAAACCGTCGGATGTCCTTATCCAGCCGGCGCTGGCGGCGTTCGGCGTCACCGACTTCGGCAAGGCGCAGGACATGATCGACGCCGGTTACCGCGCGACGCGAATTCTCGACGCCCGCCTCGCCGTGCTCAAACCCGCCGAATCCCAGGATGCCGAACTCAACGCTGCCCGCTCGCCGGGCCAGCGCACACCGATCATCACCGCGATCAAGGTCGAGAACAATTCGAAAGTCGATGACGATGTCATTCGTTACTACATCCGCCAGCACATCGGCGAACCGCTGGACCTGGGGCGCCTGCACTCGGACATGGGCACCCTGTATGGCCTCGACTACTTCGAGCAGGTGCAATACCGCGTCGTGCACAAGGGGCAGGATCACACCTTGGTCATCAGTGCCCGTGGCAAGCGCAGCGGCACCGATTACCTGCGGGTCGGCCTCAACCTGTCGGACGATATGCGTGGCGACAGCGCTTTCAACCTCGGTGCCAGTTACCGGGTCAACGGCATCAATCGGCTCGGCGCGGAATGGCTGACCCGCGCGCAAATTGGCGATAAACAGGAGCTGTACAGCGAGTTCTACCAGCCGCTGGACGTCGGCTCGCGCTACTTCATCGCCCCGTCGGTGGTGTTCGAAGCGCAGAACGTCGATGCCGTGCTCGATAACGATCCGATCGCGCAGTACCGCGTCGAACGCTATGGCATGGCGCTGAATGTCGGCCGGCAGATCGGCAACAACGGTGAAGTGCGCTTTGGCGTCGGCGAGGCGTGGGGCAAGGCTGACGTGCGCATTGGCGATCAGGACCTGCCCAGCGAGCATTTCAACGAAGGCTTCTATTCGCTGAAGTACTCCTACGACTCGCTGGACAACGTCTACTACCCGCACGAAGGCAAGGACATCAGTCTGACACTGCTGCAATTCGAACCGAGCCTGGGGTCAGACACACGCTACCGGCAATGGGAATTCAAACTCGATAAAGCCATGAGCCGCGGGCCGGACACGCTGATACTCGGCGGGCGTTACGGGCGCACACTCGACGACACCAACGTGGTCACTTCCAGCTTCCTGCTCGGCGGTGCGCGGCAGTTGTCGGGCTTCCGTGAGGATGCGATTTCGGGACAGAACGTCAGTCTGTTGCGGGCGGTGTATTACCGCCGCCTGACCCCACGCGCCTACCTGCCGCTGGACTTCCCGCTGTACGCCGGTGCTTCGCTGGAGCGTGGCCGGGCATGGAACAACGACAATGAATTCGACAGTGGCTACATCAATGCCGCCAGTGTGTTTATCGGGTTCGATACACCATTGGGGCCGTTGAATTTCAGTTACGGGCTGAATGATGCCAACGAGCAGGCGGTGTACCTGAATCTCGGCCAGACCTTCTGA
- a CDS encoding SelT/SelW/SelH family protein produces MTAAKAEVVITYCTQCQWLLRAAWLAQELLSTFADDLGKVSLVPGTGGVFHITCAGVQIWERKADGGFPEAKVLKQRVRDQIDPDRDLGHNDRTQ; encoded by the coding sequence ATGACCGCCGCAAAAGCAGAAGTTGTCATCACCTATTGCACGCAATGCCAATGGCTGTTGCGCGCCGCATGGCTGGCCCAGGAGTTGCTCAGCACCTTTGCCGACGACCTCGGCAAAGTCTCGTTGGTGCCGGGCACCGGCGGGGTGTTTCACATCACCTGCGCTGGCGTGCAGATCTGGGAGCGCAAGGCCGACGGTGGCTTTCCCGAAGCCAAGGTGTTGAAGCAACGGGTGCGCGATCAGATCGACCCTGACCGCGACCTCGGCCACAACGACCGCACTCAGTGA
- a CDS encoding DMT family transporter → MTPRTALGALHIGALMFGLTGVFGKLAAASPAVIVFGRAAFAVLALAFFARFASQNGWQKLQAVDWRRLALSGVLLAGHWVSFFVSVKIAGVAIATLGFASFPAFTVILEGLIFRERIRANEIVLVVLVTVGLVLVTPAFDLASGATTGLLWAVLSGLLFSLLSLTNRASSGRIPAVQAALCQNVVVAVCLLPVAAPQLSEVRALDWLWIGLLGVFCTGVAHSLFVASLAVIKARTAAVVFAMEPVYGITVAWLLFDENPTLRMLLGGALIIVAIVVSARMSGHADKKTVAAEAASH, encoded by the coding sequence ATGACCCCGCGTACCGCCCTTGGCGCCCTGCATATTGGCGCCCTGATGTTCGGCCTGACCGGTGTGTTCGGCAAACTCGCTGCGGCATCACCTGCCGTGATCGTGTTCGGCCGTGCCGCGTTCGCCGTGCTCGCCCTGGCTTTTTTTGCCCGTTTTGCCAGCCAGAACGGCTGGCAAAAACTCCAGGCCGTGGACTGGCGACGCCTCGCCCTCAGCGGTGTGTTGCTGGCCGGGCATTGGGTGAGCTTTTTCGTTTCGGTAAAAATCGCCGGGGTGGCGATTGCGACGCTGGGCTTTGCCAGTTTCCCGGCGTTCACGGTGATTCTCGAAGGGCTGATCTTCCGCGAACGCATCCGCGCCAACGAGATCGTGCTGGTGGTGCTGGTCACGGTCGGCCTGGTGCTGGTGACGCCGGCGTTCGATCTGGCCAGTGGCGCGACCACCGGCCTGCTTTGGGCGGTGCTGTCCGGCCTGTTGTTTTCCCTGCTGTCACTGACCAATCGCGCCAGCTCCGGGCGCATCCCGGCGGTGCAGGCGGCGCTGTGTCAGAACGTCGTGGTCGCCGTGTGCCTGCTGCCGGTCGCGGCGCCGCAACTCAGCGAAGTGCGCGCACTGGACTGGCTGTGGATCGGCCTGCTCGGGGTGTTCTGCACCGGGGTGGCCCACAGCCTGTTCGTGGCCAGTCTGGCGGTGATCAAGGCGCGCACGGCAGCGGTGGTGTTTGCGATGGAACCGGTTTACGGCATCACCGTTGCCTGGCTGCTGTTTGATGAGAACCCGACACTGCGGATGTTGCTCGGTGGTGCACTGATCATCGTCGCGATCGTCGTGTCGGCGCGGATGTCAGGCCATGCGGACAAGAAAACCGTCGCCGCCGAGGCCGCGTCTCACTGA
- a CDS encoding AraC family transcriptional regulator — MRPILTLRDYTHDLIVHSHEHAQLVFGLSGALDFEVEGQGSQVRQQSFVVVPSGAHHACGSPDGSRCLVLDIPEGPWVTESLGEHAEASRRLLDNPARRTLDTGQSQLVSWLASSPISDPLIARQGAVLLLASLNHARPAELAARRLPYAALDAHIEQYAAYPLQVADLARIAGLSSARLHARFMAECGQTPMDYIRSRRLHLAVRLLRDTALPIGEVGSRVGYTSQSAFSAAVLREFGSSPGQLRRESCNKRR, encoded by the coding sequence ATGCGACCGATCCTCACCCTGCGCGACTACACCCATGATCTGATCGTCCACAGCCACGAGCACGCTCAACTGGTGTTCGGGTTATCGGGCGCGCTGGATTTCGAGGTCGAGGGCCAGGGCAGTCAGGTGCGCCAGCAGAGTTTCGTGGTCGTCCCGTCCGGCGCCCATCATGCCTGCGGCAGCCCTGATGGCAGTCGCTGCCTGGTGCTCGACATCCCTGAGGGGCCGTGGGTAACAGAGTCATTGGGCGAGCATGCCGAGGCCAGTCGCCGCCTGCTCGACAATCCGGCGCGCCGGACACTGGATACCGGGCAAAGCCAATTGGTCAGCTGGCTGGCCAGCAGCCCCATCAGTGATCCGCTGATCGCTCGCCAGGGTGCCGTGTTGCTGCTGGCCAGCCTCAATCATGCCAGGCCGGCCGAACTCGCCGCGCGCCGCCTGCCCTACGCAGCGCTGGACGCGCACATCGAGCAATACGCCGCCTATCCACTGCAAGTCGCCGACCTGGCGCGCATCGCCGGCCTGTCCAGCGCGCGCCTGCATGCGCGGTTCATGGCCGAATGCGGACAGACGCCGATGGACTACATTCGCAGCCGGCGCCTGCATCTGGCGGTGCGACTGTTACGCGACACTGCACTGCCGATCGGCGAAGTAGGCAGCCGCGTAGGCTATACCTCGCAAAGTGCTTTTTCAGCCGCAGTCCTGCGTGAGTTCGGTTCATCACCCGGCCAGCTTCGACGCGAGTCCTGCAACAAAAGACGCTAG
- a CDS encoding UDP-2,3-diacylglucosamine diphosphatase, producing the protein MTSAELAKPSRKQRVRTLWISDVHLGTRDCQAEHLSTFLKGYHADKIYLVGDIIDGWKLRGGMYWPQAHTNVIRRLLTMSKRGTEVIYVTGNHDEFLRRYSKLILGNIQLVDEAVHVTADGRHLLVIHGDQFDVITRYHRWLAFLGDSAYEFTLTLNRWLNHWRARYGYGYWSLSAYLKHKVKTAVSFISDFEEAIAHECVKRELHGVVCGHIHHAEIRKVGEVDYLNCGDWVESCTALIEHWDGTIELYRLADAQAREAQLKAAKVAELA; encoded by the coding sequence ATGACCAGCGCCGAGCTTGCCAAACCCAGCCGTAAACAGCGAGTGCGCACCTTGTGGATTTCCGACGTGCACCTGGGCACGCGGGATTGCCAGGCGGAACACTTGTCGACGTTTCTCAAGGGCTATCACGCCGACAAGATCTACCTGGTCGGGGACATCATCGACGGTTGGAAACTGCGTGGCGGCATGTATTGGCCACAAGCGCACACCAACGTGATCCGCCGCTTGCTGACCATGAGCAAGCGCGGCACCGAAGTGATTTACGTCACCGGCAACCACGACGAATTCCTGCGCCGCTATTCGAAGCTGATTCTGGGCAATATCCAGTTGGTCGACGAGGCGGTGCATGTCACGGCAGACGGGCGGCATTTGCTGGTGATTCACGGCGATCAGTTCGATGTGATCACCCGCTATCATCGCTGGCTGGCCTTCCTCGGCGACTCGGCCTACGAATTCACCCTGACCCTCAACCGCTGGCTCAATCACTGGCGTGCGCGGTATGGCTACGGGTACTGGTCGTTGTCGGCGTATCTCAAGCACAAGGTGAAAACCGCAGTGAGCTTCATCAGCGACTTCGAAGAAGCCATCGCCCATGAATGCGTGAAGCGCGAGCTGCATGGTGTGGTCTGCGGGCATATTCACCATGCCGAGATCCGCAAGGTTGGCGAGGTCGATTACCTCAATTGCGGCGACTGGGTGGAATCGTGCACGGCGTTGATCGAGCATTGGGACGGCACGATCGAGTTGTATCGCCTGGCGGATGCCCAGGCGCGCGAAGCGCAGCTCAAGGCGGCTAAAGTCGCGGAACTGGCCTGA